From the genome of Lentilactobacillus buchneri, one region includes:
- a CDS encoding MarR family winged helix-turn-helix transcriptional regulator, protein MAEILRPIGAIARALDSIANVEFKRFDLTKGQYLYLARICEHPGIFQDQLAEMIKVDRTTAARAIDKLAAKDFVVKRPDSTNQKIRRLFPTEKGQATYPNILRENQYSNQVALKSITDDEADQLERLLHKVSANIDDDWHYVKKGNLRKY, encoded by the coding sequence GTGGCAGAGATTTTACGACCCATCGGTGCGATTGCCAGAGCCTTGGATTCAATTGCCAACGTTGAATTTAAACGGTTTGATCTTACCAAGGGCCAGTATTTATATTTGGCCCGGATTTGTGAGCACCCCGGGATTTTTCAAGACCAATTGGCAGAAATGATCAAGGTCGACCGAACCACGGCTGCCCGAGCAATTGATAAGCTGGCGGCAAAGGACTTTGTGGTTAAACGGCCTGATTCGACCAACCAAAAGATTCGGCGCTTGTTTCCGACAGAAAAAGGACAGGCGACCTATCCGAATATTTTGCGGGAGAATCAGTATTCCAACCAGGTGGCGCTAAAGTCCATCACCGACGATGAGGCCGACCAACTGGAACGCCTTTTGCATAAAGTTAGTGCCAACATTGACGATGACTGGCATTATGTTAAAAAAGGCAATCTTAGAAAGTATTGA
- a CDS encoding GNAT family N-acetyltransferase, giving the protein MLKKAILESIEDELVTIVIRKCTLADLSELQQISRETFADTFGPENSPANVNQYLDESYNLDRLKQELTDADSDFFFALVDGQVAGYLKVNVGNAQTEAMGNHALEVQRIYIKPAFKRQGIGSKLMAQALAVAKDKHRSTVWLGVWEHNLVAQQLYQKFGFKQTGDHVFTLGESRQRDLIMSRTIEGESQHS; this is encoded by the coding sequence ATGTTAAAAAAGGCAATCTTAGAAAGTATTGAGGATGAACTTGTGACAATTGTGATTAGAAAATGTACTTTGGCAGATCTTTCAGAACTGCAGCAGATCAGCAGAGAGACTTTTGCTGACACGTTTGGTCCGGAAAATAGTCCTGCCAACGTGAATCAGTATTTGGATGAATCGTATAATCTTGACCGGCTCAAACAAGAACTCACCGATGCGGATTCCGATTTCTTTTTCGCCTTGGTGGATGGCCAAGTAGCCGGTTATTTGAAGGTCAACGTCGGCAATGCCCAGACAGAAGCGATGGGCAACCATGCCTTGGAAGTTCAACGCATCTATATTAAGCCAGCTTTCAAACGGCAGGGAATCGGATCGAAATTGATGGCTCAAGCATTGGCGGTGGCAAAAGATAAACACCGTTCGACTGTTTGGCTGGGCGTTTGGGAGCATAATCTTGTCGCTCAACAGTTATATCAAAAATTTGGTTTCAAACAAACTGGCGATCATGTCTTCACGCTGGGCGAGAGCCGCCAACGCGACCTCATTATGAGCCGAACAATTGAAGGAGAGAGCCAGCATTCATGA
- a CDS encoding B3/B4 domain-containing protein, with protein MKKFILDPKTIELFPDIHIDVMTLHGIDNHVNEKDDPYFQKLLDEGTEAAEQFITVDPFRDNPVVAEWREAFRKFKTKKGARSTIEALLKRVSHGKRFSPIAPLVDIYNSQSLKYGVSVGGENVDAIAGDMHLGEAKGGESFLPYGETEDMPALPGEICYMDDKGAVCRCFNWRENQRTELTEDTTNPIIDIESINEDQSARSDVAIREIQRLCKEYFGVVGQLQQLNAENPEIVIAK; from the coding sequence ATGAAAAAATTCATTTTAGATCCCAAAACCATCGAATTATTTCCAGACATCCATATTGACGTGATGACCTTACATGGCATCGATAATCACGTGAATGAAAAGGACGACCCGTATTTCCAGAAACTCCTGGATGAGGGCACCGAGGCGGCCGAACAATTTATCACCGTCGACCCATTCCGTGATAATCCGGTGGTTGCCGAGTGGCGGGAAGCATTCCGGAAGTTTAAAACCAAGAAGGGCGCCCGCTCAACGATTGAGGCCTTATTAAAACGGGTCAGTCACGGAAAACGATTTTCACCGATTGCACCGTTAGTCGATATTTATAACAGCCAATCACTGAAGTACGGAGTCTCCGTTGGTGGTGAAAACGTCGACGCCATTGCTGGGGACATGCACCTGGGAGAAGCCAAGGGTGGCGAATCCTTCCTGCCATACGGTGAGACCGAAGATATGCCGGCTTTACCCGGTGAGATTTGTTATATGGACGATAAAGGCGCAGTTTGTCGTTGCTTTAACTGGCGCGAAAATCAGCGGACTGAATTGACCGAGGACACCACCAATCCGATCATCGATATTGAATCGATTAATGAGGATCAGTCGGCCCGCTCAGATGTTGCCATCAGAGAAATTCAACGTCTCTGCAAAGAATATTTTGGAGTTGTTGGTCAGCTTCAACAATTGAATGCTGAAAATCCTGAGATTGTCATTGCTAAATAA
- a CDS encoding cation-translocating P-type ATPase codes for MKQNKSTLIDDDAKADPTDLMNQFQTSNGGLSQAEAEKRLGKYGPNTIRQGKRKSEVLIFLENFTSLMAILLWVSGVIAMFAGMLELGIAIWAVNVINGCFSYWQQHAAQKATDSLKKMLPSYVKVRRDGKSQQIKVEQLVPGDIFDIQAGDSIPADARVFNAANLQVDESSLTGESVPVEKHDAYQHGDGEFAQQNIVFAGTICTSGTATALCLATGMDTEFGRIATLTESQKKTVYPLERELNHLTRQLTIIAIMIGVAFFLLAIFFVKYPVTKSFIFALGMIVAFIPEGLLPTVTLSLAQGTQRMAKKHALLKNLSSVETLGQTTVICSDKTGTLTQNQMTINHLWLPSQEYDATGTGYVTNGQIQLNGHQVDLAGQPDLEKLLINATINNDTEVTEGKAGEKSKILGTPTEAGLVILSRKAGIDAAAERQKFPRLKELPFDSGRKLMSVITKNADGKLVINTKGALGSELNVCDRILDNGHIRPLTADDQAKIMQVNENYAKQGLRTLAFSYRVVDENDPLSQQSLESCTIESAEKQMVFIGLAMMSDPPRPEIFDAVRNCRRANIRIIMVTGDSPTTAKSIATKIGITSDKVRVISGAELDKMSDAELQEAVKGEVIFARVAPEHKFRIVSMCQKNGDVVASTGDGVNDAPALKRADIGIAMGVTGTDVAKDAADMILTDDNFASIVSAIEEGRAVYSNLQKFLLYILTSNVPEAAPSVIFLLTRGLVPLPLTVMQILTVDLGTDLLPALGLGTEKAEPGIMDQPPRPLNSHLLNRSIIWKAFGWYGLIASAISTFAYFFVNHVNGWPQVPLAGSGLVYAEATTITLAAIVFSQIAAAMNCRTQISSVFSIGLFSNHRILLGIVVEVVLVALLMYVPFLQGVFNTGPLNVTEWGFLFCIPVPIFLVEELRKYVVRQIKKRRAKISV; via the coding sequence ATGAAACAGAATAAATCAACGCTGATTGACGATGATGCCAAGGCTGATCCCACTGATTTGATGAACCAGTTTCAAACCAGTAATGGTGGTCTCTCGCAGGCAGAAGCCGAGAAGCGTTTAGGAAAATATGGACCAAATACGATTCGACAGGGCAAACGAAAGTCCGAAGTGTTAATCTTTTTGGAAAACTTTACCTCTTTGATGGCGATTCTTTTGTGGGTATCCGGTGTGATCGCCATGTTTGCCGGCATGCTGGAACTTGGAATTGCCATTTGGGCGGTTAACGTCATCAATGGTTGCTTTTCATATTGGCAGCAGCACGCCGCTCAAAAGGCAACCGACTCATTGAAGAAAATGCTGCCATCTTATGTTAAGGTCCGTCGGGATGGCAAGTCTCAGCAGATTAAAGTTGAACAGCTGGTGCCTGGCGATATTTTTGATATTCAAGCGGGGGATTCAATTCCTGCTGACGCCAGGGTGTTTAATGCTGCCAACCTCCAAGTTGACGAATCTTCTTTGACTGGTGAATCGGTACCGGTTGAAAAGCATGACGCTTACCAACACGGCGATGGCGAATTTGCTCAACAGAACATCGTCTTTGCTGGGACCATTTGTACCAGCGGCACTGCGACAGCTCTCTGCTTGGCAACCGGAATGGATACTGAGTTCGGCCGCATTGCCACGTTAACTGAGTCACAGAAAAAGACCGTCTATCCATTGGAACGGGAGCTCAATCATTTAACCCGGCAACTAACGATTATTGCGATTATGATTGGCGTTGCCTTTTTCCTGCTGGCAATTTTCTTCGTTAAATATCCGGTGACCAAGTCTTTCATTTTTGCATTAGGGATGATTGTCGCCTTTATCCCAGAAGGGCTTTTGCCGACGGTAACTTTATCGTTGGCGCAGGGCACCCAACGAATGGCGAAAAAACATGCACTGCTCAAAAACCTGAGTAGTGTCGAAACGTTGGGACAGACGACGGTTATCTGCTCCGATAAGACTGGCACGCTGACCCAAAATCAAATGACTATCAACCATCTGTGGCTGCCAAGTCAAGAATACGACGCCACTGGAACCGGGTACGTCACCAATGGGCAGATTCAGTTAAATGGCCACCAGGTTGATCTGGCAGGACAGCCTGACCTCGAGAAGCTGTTGATTAATGCAACCATCAATAATGATACCGAGGTTACTGAAGGTAAAGCCGGTGAAAAATCAAAAATTCTCGGAACTCCAACCGAGGCCGGCTTAGTGATCCTGTCACGCAAAGCAGGGATTGATGCCGCCGCCGAACGCCAAAAGTTTCCCAGATTAAAAGAATTACCGTTTGATTCTGGCCGTAAATTGATGTCGGTCATCACTAAAAATGCGGACGGTAAGTTGGTCATCAATACCAAAGGGGCGTTAGGCAGTGAATTAAACGTTTGTGACCGGATCTTAGATAATGGTCATATTCGACCTTTAACGGCTGATGATCAGGCTAAAATTATGCAGGTAAATGAAAATTACGCCAAACAAGGCTTAAGAACCCTGGCGTTTTCGTATCGGGTGGTGGATGAAAATGATCCACTAAGTCAGCAGTCACTTGAAAGCTGCACGATTGAAAGTGCTGAGAAGCAGATGGTCTTCATTGGGCTGGCAATGATGTCAGATCCGCCACGACCAGAGATCTTTGATGCTGTTCGCAATTGTCGACGGGCCAACATTCGGATCATCATGGTTACCGGTGATAGCCCGACGACTGCCAAAAGTATTGCCACTAAGATTGGCATTACTTCGGACAAGGTCAGAGTCATTTCCGGCGCCGAACTGGATAAGATGTCTGATGCCGAGCTGCAGGAAGCCGTCAAAGGGGAAGTCATTTTTGCCCGGGTTGCACCGGAACATAAATTTAGGATTGTTTCCATGTGCCAGAAAAATGGTGACGTGGTGGCTTCAACCGGCGATGGCGTCAATGACGCGCCAGCACTCAAACGTGCGGATATCGGCATTGCGATGGGAGTGACTGGAACCGACGTTGCAAAAGACGCTGCCGATATGATTTTGACCGATGATAACTTTGCCTCGATTGTCAGCGCGATCGAAGAAGGTCGGGCCGTTTACAGCAATTTGCAGAAGTTCCTTCTATATATACTCACTAGTAATGTTCCCGAAGCCGCTCCATCGGTCATCTTCTTGTTGACCCGTGGACTGGTGCCATTACCGTTGACGGTTATGCAAATTTTGACGGTTGATTTGGGAACTGATTTACTGCCGGCATTGGGACTGGGAACCGAGAAAGCCGAGCCAGGCATCATGGATCAGCCGCCCCGTCCATTGAACAGTCACTTGTTGAACCGATCAATTATCTGGAAAGCCTTTGGTTGGTACGGCTTGATTGCCTCGGCAATTTCGACGTTTGCCTACTTCTTTGTCAACCACGTCAATGGCTGGCCTCAAGTACCCTTGGCCGGATCTGGTTTGGTATACGCGGAAGCGACGACGATTACATTGGCAGCCATTGTCTTCTCCCAGATTGCAGCGGCGATGAACTGCCGAACGCAGATTTCATCAGTCTTTTCAATTGGATTATTTAGCAATCACCGCATTCTTTTGGGGATCGTCGTGGAAGTTGTCTTAGTCGCACTGTTGATGTATGTTCCATTTCTCCAGGGCGTCTTCAACACCGGACCGCTAAACGTCACAGAATGGGGCTTCTTATTCTGCATTCCGGTGCCGATCTTCCTGGTTGAAGAGCTGCGGAAATATGTGGTTCGCCAGATTAAAAAGCGACGGGCGAAGATTTCAGTCTGA